The DNA region TCTCCGCGGAGTACCCGATCTACGGGAGGTTCGGCTTCGGCCCGGCGGCCTGGACCGCGATGTGGGAGGTGGACGTGGCCCGCTCGGGGCTCGACCCCCGTCACTCCGGTCCTGCCGACGGAGGGCACGTGGACCTCGCCGAGCCGGAGGAGATCCGCCGCATCGGTCCTGCCCTGCACGAGCGCTACCGCGCGCAGGCCCACCGTCAGGGCGTCGTCGACCGTCCCGACCGCTGGTGGCTTATCCACACGGGTCAACGCCGTTTCCCCGGCGACAAGTTCACGCCTTGCTTCCACGCCGTACACCGTGACGCCGACGGCGAACCGCAGGGCTTCGTCTCCTGGACCGTGGACGAGCGCTGGGAGGCGAAGCTCCCGCAGAACCGTGCCGACGTGCGGTGCCTCACCGCGCTCACGCCCGCCGCCGAGCGGTCGCTGTGGCTGTTCGTGCTCTCGATCGACTGGATCGTCCGCGTACGTTCGGGGCCGCGTGCCCCCGACGACGTACTGCCGCTGCTGCTGCCCGATCCGCGTGCGGCGGCGCTCGGCACGCTCGCCGACTTCCTGTGGCTGCGGCCGCTGGACGTGCCGCGGATGCTGGAGGGCCGCCGCTATCCCGTGGAGGGCGCGCTCGTACTCGAACTGCACGACGAGGCGGGCCTGGCAGGCGGCCGTTACCGCCTGGAGGCGGGCCCGGACGGCGCCGTATGCAAGAGCACCGGCGAGAGCCCCGAACTGGCCCTCGACATCGCCGAGTTGGGCACGCTCTATCTCGGGGACGAGTCCGCCGTACGGCTTGCGGCGCTGGGCCGCGCCGAGGAACTGCGGGCGGGCGCAGCCGAGTCGGCCGACACCCTCTTCCGCACCCCGCGCCGGGCGTGGTGCCCCGACGTCTTCTGAACGAGGGCAGCACACCCGGCGGGGCGACGCGGCGCACGGCATAGGCGTGGGATGGGAACCGCGCGCCGCGGGTTCAGCGGGCCGGCCCATCGGTGGGGCCGGCGGGTCGAGGCCCCAACGGGCAGTGGGCAACGGGCAATCGGACAAACCGGCCGGTGGAAGCGATGGGCCGACGGATCAACGGCTCAGACGATCAGCATGGTCAGCACCACCGCGCCGATGCAGCTGCACGTGACGTTCTTCGCCTTGACACCGACGCTCAGCAGCACGAAACCGATGGCCCCCAGGGCACCGAACTGCCACTCCACAAGTCGCTCGAAGCCGATCACGGCGGCTGCGAGAGCGAGAGCGAACACAGGCATGGCATCCCCCTTCGTCGAGCACGGGCCCGTACGTCGTCGGACAGGCGGTAACGGAACCGGAGCGCTCTTCGTCGGCGGTCAGCCACACCTACTTGGCGACACTCTGTCGAACTTGTCCACCATCTCCATGAAGTTGTCCGCCAACTTATTCGAAGTCTTCCCACTTGGCGGGAGATTGAAAACAGTTGACCGACAACTCCCCGTGCTTGGCGTGGAGTTGTACGGTCTTGGGTGTGAACAGGACGAGCCCCGCGAATGACGCACGGCCTCCCCACGAGGTGGTGGCCGCCGCGCTACGTGAGCGAATCGACTCCGGCGAGCTGCCCCCGGGAGCCCGCATCCCCACGCAGAAGGACCTGGCCGCCGAGTACGGCGTCAACCGCACCGCAGTGCGCCAGGCCCTACAGGAACTCAAGCACCTCGGACTCATCACGGACACCGGCCGGGGCGCACCGCCCGCCGTCGCGCGTGCCGACTCCTCCCAGGAAGCGCCGAAGCCCGCCGGCACCGAGCTGGCGGAGCGCCTCTACGAGGCCTTCCGCGCCGAGCACGTCACCATCGACACGTACTCCCTCACGACGGAGACCTTCAACAACGCCCTTGCCCGGCCGCACCGTTCGATCGTGGACGGGACCCTCCAGCCCCGTTCCGTCACGGTACGGGTCATCCTCCCCAGCTCGGAGGCGTATCTGGCCCTTCCCCGACTGATCAACAACCCGGACGACCGCCGCCCCCTCCACCGGCTCCACGAGCTTCAACGCACGTGGGCGACGGCACTGCGCATGAGCCTGGAAGTCTTCAGGGACAGATACGGCGTGCCCGAAGTCTCGTGCCAGATACGGACCGTGGCCGCGACGCCCCTGCAGAAGCTCTACCTGCTCAACGGCACCGAAGCCCTCCT from Streptomyces marispadix includes:
- a CDS encoding GNAT family N-acetyltransferase encodes the protein MPPEIRTLTSGDELPEWLRAVAVGFLQGATISEEEVAVRTPDIEPARTQGAFDRGRCVGTFRTFSQEITVPGGAALPSCAVTNVTVSPTHRRRGLLTRMMGAALDAAKERGDAFASLVSAEYPIYGRFGFGPAAWTAMWEVDVARSGLDPRHSGPADGGHVDLAEPEEIRRIGPALHERYRAQAHRQGVVDRPDRWWLIHTGQRRFPGDKFTPCFHAVHRDADGEPQGFVSWTVDERWEAKLPQNRADVRCLTALTPAAERSLWLFVLSIDWIVRVRSGPRAPDDVLPLLLPDPRAAALGTLADFLWLRPLDVPRMLEGRRYPVEGALVLELHDEAGLAGGRYRLEAGPDGAVCKSTGESPELALDIAELGTLYLGDESAVRLAALGRAEELRAGAAESADTLFRTPRRAWCPDVF
- a CDS encoding GntR family transcriptional regulator gives rise to the protein MNRTSPANDARPPHEVVAAALRERIDSGELPPGARIPTQKDLAAEYGVNRTAVRQALQELKHLGLITDTGRGAPPAVARADSSQEAPKPAGTELAERLYEAFRAEHVTIDTYSLTTETFNNALARPHRSIVDGTLQPRSVTVRVILPSSEAYLALPRLINNPDDRRPLHRLHELQRTWATALRMSLEVFRDRYGVPEVSCQIRTVAATPLQKLYLLNGTEALLGYYHVVPEEVTYQGEELEIYDVLGFETALFRFSSGSENPDRQDVAFVHDSQAWFDSLWDTIATPLTSD